The window TCTCTTAATTGGCCAACCAACCAAAAAGAGAGAGCCTACAGATAATATCATAGATCTGCCTCAAGCTAGCGCCATCTACCATCTACCATCTACCTACCATGCAAATAGTCGCTTATTTGCCAAAAACATTGCCTAGCGGTGACTATTATTTAGTAGACAACGATCTTATTTTAGTTTATGACAGCTACTTTTCTTTTGGGGATTATATTCACAATATCTTCGGTGGGTTTGCCGTTGGAGTCAGCTCTACCATAAGAGTGCGACTCTATCGCATCAACAACGGTGAGGCTAACCTAATTTGGCAACAAACAAAAAGCCCTATCGGGCACCCTCCCATAAAAGCTTATTTTCTACCAGAACTATATCTTTCTTAAAACAATGGCTAAAATCAACATTTGAAAGAACTTATTACCCCCAGTGATTACATCCATTGCAAAGGATACCCCTATTTAACTGACAATAAAAAACTTGCCATAAAAAAAGATTGCGCATACGCTACTACCTAGGATATAATGAAGGTGTAACAATAATTTCTTTTATAATAAAAAGGGAGGAGAAATTATGACCAACATTATGCTCGGGGAGTTTTTAGGAACTGCCATCATTTTACTCTTTGGCAATGGCACGAACGCGGCAAACACCCTAAATAAGAGCTTTGCAAAAGGCACGGGTTGGGTTTTTATTGCCTTTGGTTGGGGATTGGGAGTCTTTGCCGGCATTGTCGTCTCCAATCCACTCTCGGGAGCGCATCTTAATCCAGCGGTAAGTTTAGCGATGCTGATGCAACAAGCGATTAGCTTGCCGGAATTTGTGATCTACTTTGGTGCGCAATTGATGGGGGCAATCTTTGGATCGTGGTTGGTCTATCAACTTTACTACGATCACTTTACCGCAAGCCTTGAGAACAAATCTTTGGGTGGGGTCTTCTTTACCAACGCCGCTAGTGCCAACACCATGCGCAATCTATTGAGCGAAGTGGTGGGGACGTTTATCTTAGTTTTATTTATTCTCAATACTGCCCACGACACCAGCGCAAGCTCACTCTTTGTGCCCTTTCTTATCGTAGGAATTGGTATCGCATTGGGATCGCTCACTGGCTATGCTATCAACCCCGTGCGTGACTTAGGACCTCGATTGATGTACACCTTTACACGATTAAGTGGTCATTGCAAGGATACCAACTGGTCTTATGCGTGGATTCCGATTATTGGGCCACTGCTAGGTGCGGGGTTGGCGACACTGGTCTATCAATTTATGGTAACATTACTTTAATTTATAAAGAACAAAGGAGCAAAAAATGGCTAAATATGTCTTAGCCCTAGACTTAGGCACAACATCGGTACGCGCAATTCTCTTTGACAAGAGTGCGCAGATTAAAGGGGTCTCTCAAAAAGAGTTTACCCAACACTTTCCGCAAGCTGGCTGGGTAGAGCACGATGCCAATGAGATTTGGTTGACCACTCTCTCGGTGATTGCTGATCTCTTTATTACTGAAGAAGTCATCGTCAGCGATATCGACAGCATTGGTATTACCAATCAGCGTGAGACGACGGTGATTTGGGATAAAACTACCGGTCTACCCGTCTACCACGCAGTTGTCTGGCAGTCGAGGCAGACCTCTGCCATTTGTGATAAGCTTATCGCCGATGGACATAGCGAGCGCTTTAAAGAGAAGACTGGCTTACCGATTGATGCCTACTTCTCGGGAACAAAAATTAAGTGGATTCTCGACAACGTGCCCCATGCAAGAGAGCGTGCCGAGGCTGGAAATCTCCTCTTTGGCACGATCGATAGCTGGTTAGTCTGGAAGCTATCGGGCGGAAAGACGCACATCACCGACTATACCAACGCCTCGCGCACGCTCATTTACAACATTTTCGATCTCAAGTGGGATGAGGAGCTCTGCAACATTTTGGAGATCCCGATGAGCATGCTCCCCGAGGTGAAATCTTCTTCTGAAGTCTACACCACCACCGATGCTGCCATCTTCTTTGGACACAACATCAGCATTGCTGGTATTGCAGGCGATCAACAAGCGGCGCTCTTTGGGCAAGGCTGTTTTGAGGAAGGCTTGGTGAAAAATACCTACGGCACTGGCTGTTTTATGTTGATGAATACTGGTGATAAAAAAATTCACTCCCAAAATGGTCTACTCACCACAATTGCCTGGGGGATTGATGGAAAAGTAGAGTATGCGCTGGAGGGATCGATTTTTGTGGCAGGAAGCGCCGTGCAATGGCTACGCGATAGCCTTAAACTAATCGAAAATGCCAAAGAGAGCGAAGCCCTCGCCAAGAGTGTAGAAGATAGTAAGGGCGTCTATTTGGTGCCAGCATTTGTCGGGCTTGGATCGCCTTA is drawn from Entomospira culicis and contains these coding sequences:
- a CDS encoding MIP/aquaporin family protein, whose translation is MTNIMLGEFLGTAIILLFGNGTNAANTLNKSFAKGTGWVFIAFGWGLGVFAGIVVSNPLSGAHLNPAVSLAMLMQQAISLPEFVIYFGAQLMGAIFGSWLVYQLYYDHFTASLENKSLGGVFFTNAASANTMRNLLSEVVGTFILVLFILNTAHDTSASSLFVPFLIVGIGIALGSLTGYAINPVRDLGPRLMYTFTRLSGHCKDTNWSYAWIPIIGPLLGAGLATLVYQFMVTLL
- the glpK gene encoding glycerol kinase GlpK — protein: MAKYVLALDLGTTSVRAILFDKSAQIKGVSQKEFTQHFPQAGWVEHDANEIWLTTLSVIADLFITEEVIVSDIDSIGITNQRETTVIWDKTTGLPVYHAVVWQSRQTSAICDKLIADGHSERFKEKTGLPIDAYFSGTKIKWILDNVPHARERAEAGNLLFGTIDSWLVWKLSGGKTHITDYTNASRTLIYNIFDLKWDEELCNILEIPMSMLPEVKSSSEVYTTTDAAIFFGHNISIAGIAGDQQAALFGQGCFEEGLVKNTYGTGCFMLMNTGDKKIHSQNGLLTTIAWGIDGKVEYALEGSIFVAGSAVQWLRDSLKLIENAKESEALAKSVEDSKGVYLVPAFVGLGSPYWDQDVRGAIFGLTRGSGKNEIVRATLESICYQTRDILDLMAYEAGIHVKRLRVDGGAVHNSFLMQFQSDILHVEVDVPKVTETTAMGAAYLAGLATGFWQSKEEITANWAVDKNYKPSMPEEKKENLYNGWQKAVAAARVFK